From Gimesia panareensis, the proteins below share one genomic window:
- the hemE gene encoding uroporphyrinogen decarboxylase: protein MNSSQADTAYCQNSRFMKAVRREPVDTTPIWIMRQAGRYLPEYMEVRNRVTFIELCKTPALAAEVTLTAQSVLGVDAAILFADLLPILEPMGLNLEYVKGEGPVIHNPIEESSQVDRLTDIADMNCLEFVFDAVKLIRADLPVDIPLLGFAGCPFTLASYAIEGGSSKNYRRTKQMMYNDPGAWEVLMNRFVDNLTVYLQRQIAAGCQAVQIFDSWAGCLSPEDYQQYVQPYTARLVAGVQDQAPVINFMTGNPALIPLQKQTGGQVFGLDWRINLADAWEILGPDVAVQGNLDPIALYADIPVLKQKAKSVLDAAGGRNGHIFNLGHGVMPDMNPDNVKALVEIVHELGTR from the coding sequence ATGAATTCGTCCCAGGCTGATACAGCCTATTGTCAGAACAGCCGTTTTATGAAGGCGGTTCGCCGCGAGCCCGTTGACACCACTCCCATCTGGATTATGCGACAGGCAGGCCGCTACCTGCCCGAATACATGGAAGTCCGCAACAGGGTCACCTTCATTGAACTCTGTAAAACCCCTGCTCTGGCAGCGGAAGTCACGCTCACTGCCCAGAGCGTGCTGGGAGTCGATGCCGCAATCCTCTTCGCCGACCTCCTGCCGATCCTGGAACCGATGGGCTTAAATCTGGAGTACGTCAAAGGCGAAGGCCCCGTGATTCACAATCCCATCGAGGAATCCTCCCAGGTCGATCGGCTGACCGATATCGCCGACATGAACTGCCTGGAATTCGTCTTCGATGCCGTCAAGCTGATTCGCGCCGATCTGCCGGTCGATATCCCCCTGCTCGGTTTTGCCGGCTGTCCGTTTACCCTGGCCAGCTATGCCATCGAAGGGGGAAGTTCGAAAAACTACCGCCGCACCAAACAGATGATGTATAACGACCCGGGCGCCTGGGAAGTCTTGATGAACCGCTTTGTCGATAATCTCACCGTCTATCTGCAACGTCAGATTGCAGCCGGCTGTCAGGCCGTGCAGATCTTCGACAGCTGGGCCGGCTGTCTCTCTCCCGAAGATTATCAGCAGTACGTTCAACCTTATACTGCCAGGCTCGTCGCCGGAGTGCAGGATCAGGCCCCGGTGATCAACTTCATGACCGGAAACCCGGCGCTGATCCCGCTGCAGAAACAGACCGGCGGTCAGGTCTTCGGACTCGACTGGCGCATCAATCTCGCCGATGCCTGGGAGATCCTCGGGCCGGATGTCGCCGTTCAGGGGAACCTCGATCCGATTGCCCTCTATGCTGACATCCCAGTCCTCAAGCAGAAAGCGAAGTCCGTTCTCGACGCTGCCGGCGGTCGCAACGGGCACATCTTCAACCTCGGACATGGCGTCATGCCCGACATGAACCCCGACAACGTCAAAGCCCTGGTTGAAATCGTGCACGAACTGGGGACCCGCTAA
- a CDS encoding uroporphyrinogen-III synthase, whose product MNDSGLRVCSFESRKQDAMQTLIERNQGIPTLVHSMDEIPLEDNEQVKAFCDRLFRGEIDVMVFLTGVGATALLQAVEVYYSREQFLDALRKTIVTVRGPKPTVVLRNWEVPIHYSAPEPNTWHEIISVWDEQQFSVTGKHIVVQEYGKPVQEFYDELRNRGAQVTPITVYRWALPEDTSGLRNAVHATIRGDYDILMFTSAQQVAHVLQIAEEEQVRDDWLAAAPKTMIASVGPACSDALRQAGLPVDFESSPPKMGPLVKNALQTAPEILAQKR is encoded by the coding sequence ATGAATGATTCCGGATTACGCGTCTGTAGTTTTGAAAGTCGAAAACAGGATGCCATGCAGACCCTGATCGAACGGAATCAGGGAATTCCCACACTGGTGCACTCCATGGATGAAATTCCGCTGGAAGACAACGAGCAGGTCAAAGCCTTTTGCGATCGGCTCTTTCGGGGCGAAATCGATGTGATGGTATTCCTGACCGGCGTGGGAGCGACCGCTCTGCTGCAGGCGGTGGAAGTCTATTATTCCAGAGAACAGTTTCTCGACGCCTTGCGCAAAACGATCGTCACCGTCCGGGGGCCCAAGCCGACCGTCGTGCTTCGCAACTGGGAAGTCCCCATTCATTATTCCGCACCGGAACCCAATACCTGGCACGAAATCATCTCCGTCTGGGATGAGCAGCAGTTTTCCGTCACGGGCAAACATATCGTGGTGCAGGAATACGGGAAGCCGGTTCAGGAATTTTACGACGAACTCCGCAATCGGGGCGCCCAGGTGACTCCCATCACCGTCTATCGCTGGGCCCTCCCGGAAGATACTTCAGGGCTGCGGAATGCCGTCCATGCCACGATCCGGGGAGACTATGACATCCTGATGTTCACGAGTGCCCAGCAGGTGGCACATGTCCTGCAGATCGCTGAAGAGGAACAGGTGCGGGACGACTGGCTCGCTGCGGCTCCCAAAACGATGATCGCCTCCGTAGGCCCGGCCTGCTCCGATGCACTGCGTCAGGCGGGGCTCCCCGTTGATTTCGAATCCAGCCCGCCTAAAATGGGCCCCCTGGTCAAAAACGCTTTGCAGACCGCTCCCGAAATCCTGGCCCAGAAACGTTGA
- the glgB gene encoding 1,4-alpha-glucan branching protein GlgB, which translates to MSQSSHFEANQNRPQVPWRSQSLQNKIQTRRPLFTSAELHALKTGMHCTMYQSMGAHPDEVNGIKGTRFAVWAPNAQEVCIICDRNHWKHGEFYLNSSNAGVWSGFMPEVGQGDAYKFSLRGQNGEFFEKCDPYAFYSELRPKTASIVYDIENFPWQDQQWLRKRQETNWHNQPITIYEVHLGSWKRPKDGRQFFTYRELAKELVDYVQQMGYTHIQLMPVTEHPFDGSWGYQTTGYFAPTSRFGTPHDLMYFVDYCHQAGIGVLFDWVPGHFPTDGHSLGRFDGTCLYEHADPRKGFHPDWGTYIFNYGRNEVRDFLLSSAHFWIDKYHFDGLRVDAVASMLYLDYSREEGEWVPNQSGGRENLEAIQFLKDANTSLHGAYPGILTIAEESTSWGGVSHPVYNGGLGFSMKWDMGWMNDTLRYMHFDPIYRSHHQGELSFRMIYAFTENFVLPLSHDEVVHGKRSLLSQMPGDLWQQFANLRLLYGYQYTMPGKKLLFMGGELAQWTEWNHDAELDWKLIGHEKHDGIRRLIGDLNYLYRSEKSLYETDFSQEGFSWIQCDDSKNSVFAFERDSTEGDEHVIVVANFTPVPREGYRIGVPKAGFYHEIINSDAKIYGGSNMGNAGGVYSEKIISHGKADSITLNLPPLALLIMKPVAAPQKSKTETK; encoded by the coding sequence ATGAGCCAATCATCTCACTTCGAGGCAAACCAGAACCGTCCCCAGGTTCCCTGGCGGTCACAGAGCCTGCAAAATAAGATTCAGACCCGTCGCCCATTATTTACCTCCGCCGAACTTCATGCACTAAAGACAGGAATGCATTGTACCATGTACCAATCAATGGGAGCTCACCCAGACGAAGTCAACGGAATCAAAGGCACGCGCTTCGCAGTTTGGGCACCGAATGCACAAGAAGTCTGCATCATCTGCGACCGCAATCACTGGAAACACGGCGAGTTTTATCTCAATTCCAGCAATGCAGGCGTCTGGTCGGGGTTTATGCCGGAAGTAGGGCAGGGGGATGCCTATAAATTCAGTCTGCGAGGCCAGAACGGGGAGTTCTTTGAAAAGTGCGATCCGTATGCCTTTTATTCGGAACTGCGTCCCAAGACGGCTTCCATCGTTTACGATATTGAAAACTTTCCCTGGCAGGACCAGCAGTGGCTGCGGAAACGACAGGAAACCAACTGGCATAATCAGCCGATTACGATTTATGAAGTGCACCTGGGTTCCTGGAAGCGTCCCAAAGATGGGCGTCAGTTTTTCACCTATCGGGAACTGGCCAAAGAACTGGTCGATTACGTGCAGCAGATGGGCTACACCCATATCCAGCTGATGCCGGTCACCGAACACCCGTTTGACGGGTCGTGGGGGTACCAGACGACCGGATATTTTGCGCCGACCAGCCGGTTCGGAACGCCGCACGATCTGATGTATTTTGTCGATTACTGTCACCAGGCGGGGATTGGCGTGCTGTTTGACTGGGTTCCGGGGCATTTTCCGACCGACGGTCACTCACTGGGTCGCTTTGACGGCACCTGCCTGTACGAACACGCAGATCCACGTAAAGGATTCCACCCGGACTGGGGTACGTATATCTTCAATTACGGCCGTAACGAGGTTCGCGACTTCCTGTTGTCGAGTGCTCATTTCTGGATTGATAAATATCACTTTGACGGTTTGCGGGTCGATGCAGTGGCCTCGATGCTGTATCTGGATTATTCGCGCGAGGAAGGGGAATGGGTCCCCAACCAGAGCGGGGGACGCGAGAACCTGGAGGCCATTCAATTCCTGAAAGATGCGAATACCAGCCTGCATGGTGCCTACCCGGGAATTCTCACGATTGCTGAAGAATCCACTTCCTGGGGCGGCGTTTCGCACCCGGTTTATAACGGGGGGCTGGGCTTCAGCATGAAATGGGATATGGGCTGGATGAACGACACCCTGCGTTACATGCATTTCGATCCGATCTATCGCTCACATCACCAGGGAGAGCTTTCCTTCCGGATGATCTACGCGTTTACCGAAAACTTTGTGCTGCCTTTATCTCATGATGAAGTGGTGCACGGCAAGCGGTCCCTGTTATCACAAATGCCGGGGGATCTGTGGCAGCAGTTTGCGAATCTGCGTCTGTTGTATGGCTATCAATACACGATGCCAGGTAAAAAGCTGCTGTTTATGGGTGGTGAGCTGGCCCAGTGGACTGAATGGAACCATGATGCGGAACTCGACTGGAAACTGATCGGCCATGAAAAACATGACGGCATCCGCCGCCTGATCGGTGATTTGAACTACCTGTATCGCTCTGAAAAATCCCTCTATGAAACCGATTTTAGTCAGGAAGGATTCTCCTGGATTCAGTGCGACGATTCCAAGAACAGTGTTTTCGCGTTCGAAAGAGACTCAACCGAAGGCGACGAACATGTGATCGTGGTGGCCAATTTCACACCGGTGCCGCGCGAAGGATATCGGATTGGTGTTCCCAAAGCCGGTTTTTATCACGAAATCATCAACAGTGACGCCAAAATTTACGGCGGTTCCAACATGGGGAACGCCGGAGGCGTCTACAGTGAGAAAATCATCAGCCACGGTAAGGCTGACAGTATCACGTTGAATCTGCCCCCACTGGCATTACTGATTATGAAACCGGTCGCGGCACCGCAAAAATCGAAGACAGAAACCAAGTAA
- a CDS encoding DUF1444 family protein yields the protein MSDLDFDQWARYTGPANWYSLVYPGDWVKDEKEGILQLSPPEGDATLTISCHWKSALPHTSTISGMEVDFDQLFVKHRNVQKRTPLAIEHESTGYSGEAVIQKKQNWWQSLVSRIPCLPRSWHYWNLWLIRERSIQMVVTYFYDPGINEELFETVQRILHSIQISLDPAHPPDLFAQEVLSLAQRKFPLISSQLLPGFRLKFGDAEMNLINFYRAYLNSRTEFEKNITTALATILQINEWGTDQTEPEFDQIRDRVMPILLSRDSWQNHFPNFVGESWIANLAILYVVDESNAYWYIHEKLLQKWSIDREELHQIALENLDRYFEYHEIELICMSREDGPDMIIQSKPDAYNASQILSRGFYQQARKFLGSEFLAGVPNRDFLLALSLSKTQIIDKIQHNIASDYLNMDHPLTDQLLVVTADGVSEYCGVS from the coding sequence TTGTCTGACTTAGACTTTGACCAATGGGCTCGCTACACCGGACCTGCGAACTGGTACTCACTGGTTTATCCCGGTGACTGGGTGAAGGATGAAAAAGAAGGAATCCTGCAACTCAGTCCTCCTGAAGGAGACGCCACTCTTACCATCAGCTGTCACTGGAAATCCGCTTTGCCTCACACTTCCACCATTTCGGGGATGGAAGTCGACTTCGATCAGCTGTTTGTAAAACACCGCAACGTCCAGAAACGGACTCCCCTGGCAATCGAGCATGAATCCACCGGGTATTCCGGCGAAGCTGTCATTCAGAAGAAGCAGAACTGGTGGCAGAGTCTGGTTTCGCGAATCCCCTGCCTGCCGAGAAGCTGGCATTACTGGAATCTGTGGCTCATCAGAGAACGTTCGATCCAGATGGTGGTCACTTATTTCTATGACCCGGGAATCAACGAGGAACTTTTTGAGACCGTTCAACGCATCCTGCATTCGATTCAGATTTCCCTCGATCCGGCTCATCCTCCGGACTTATTCGCCCAGGAAGTGTTGTCCCTGGCTCAACGAAAATTCCCCCTGATCTCCTCGCAGCTCTTACCGGGATTCCGTCTGAAATTCGGTGATGCCGAGATGAATCTGATCAATTTCTATCGTGCCTACCTGAATTCCAGGACCGAGTTCGAGAAAAATATTACCACCGCACTGGCAACGATCCTGCAGATTAATGAGTGGGGGACCGACCAGACCGAACCGGAATTCGATCAGATCCGGGACCGAGTCATGCCGATCCTGCTGTCCCGGGATTCCTGGCAGAATCATTTTCCCAATTTCGTAGGCGAAAGCTGGATCGCGAACCTGGCCATCCTGTATGTGGTCGACGAATCGAATGCATACTGGTATATTCATGAGAAGCTGCTGCAGAAATGGAGCATCGATCGTGAAGAACTTCACCAGATCGCGCTGGAGAACCTGGACCGCTATTTTGAGTATCATGAAATTGAGTTGATCTGCATGTCCCGGGAAGACGGGCCTGATATGATCATTCAAAGTAAACCTGATGCCTATAATGCATCCCAGATTCTGAGCCGGGGCTTTTACCAACAGGCGCGGAAGTTTCTGGGAAGTGAATTTCTGGCCGGGGTTCCCAATCGCGACTTTCTGCTGGCGCTCAGCCTGAGTAAGACACAGATTATTGACAAAATTCAGCATAATATTGCCAGTGATTATTTGAATATGGACCACCCGCTTACTGATCAGTTACTGGTTGTCACTGCGGATGGAGTCAGCGAATATTGTGGCGTAAGCTGA
- a CDS encoding MBL fold metallo-hydrolase, whose product MQQESNIFSERPGELITMGTGTSVGIPIIGCDCEVCTSPNPKNQRGRTSVYVGAPEGGFLIDTPPELRLQLIREGIPWVHAVLYTHSHADHLFGLDDVRISGYRLEKSIMLHCEEIVEQQIRRSYNYAFEEPKYNTHHMARPRLDFQRVTLEPFDLLGLRIQPIRLMHGTLPVLGYRINNIAFCTDVSQIPDESWQHLEGLDYLIIDALRIKPHPTHFNLEQSLEVVEKMKPKRAYFTHISHSLEHEETNANLPDHVELAFDGLSLPLNGVA is encoded by the coding sequence ATGCAACAGGAATCCAATATCTTCTCCGAAAGACCGGGTGAGTTGATCACAATGGGGACCGGGACCAGCGTGGGCATCCCGATCATCGGTTGTGACTGCGAAGTCTGCACTTCGCCCAATCCCAAAAACCAGCGCGGGCGAACTTCAGTGTATGTGGGAGCTCCGGAAGGCGGTTTTCTGATCGACACCCCGCCTGAACTGAGGCTGCAACTGATCCGTGAAGGCATCCCCTGGGTCCATGCCGTGCTCTATACGCACAGTCATGCCGACCATCTCTTCGGCCTGGATGACGTCCGCATCAGCGGTTATCGGCTGGAGAAGTCGATCATGCTGCACTGTGAAGAGATCGTGGAGCAGCAGATCCGCCGTTCATACAATTATGCTTTTGAAGAGCCCAAGTATAATACACACCATATGGCACGACCGAGGCTGGATTTCCAGCGGGTGACGCTGGAACCATTCGATCTGCTCGGGCTGCGGATTCAACCGATTCGACTCATGCACGGCACACTGCCGGTGTTGGGATACCGGATCAACAACATCGCCTTCTGCACCGACGTGAGCCAGATTCCTGATGAGAGCTGGCAACACCTGGAAGGGCTGGACTATCTGATCATCGATGCCTTGCGGATCAAGCCACACCCGACACATTTTAATCTGGAACAGAGCCTGGAGGTGGTGGAGAAAATGAAACCTAAACGGGCTTATTTCACTCACATCTCACATTCTCTGGAACATGAAGAAACCAATGCGAATCTGCCCGATCATGTCGAACTGGCTTTCGACGGGCTGTCACTGCCCTTGAATGGAGTGGCGTAG
- a CDS encoding LysM peptidoglycan-binding domain-containing protein has protein sequence MHQDKKVGLALALLVIGFVGAFCLRQEKNTTVEIPELNDPHYLDEQIADKDRTPYLGASSKEPLETQLGSEQTLTGLSDSDRPRSIKETDVAVPTISHTKPGGQSKGSNAERWGEMPDFLKEIDLPAEEVTIENQFSDSDLSDTAFKPNQTETMQQPQTPDSAQGTTRFNNETRKPAHNNAWDVNPAQTKSEPASPGQRRQLQYRVHTVRSGETLSEISIRYLGTSRKYREIFNINRDQLRSPNDIREGMKLRIPVNQTPEMKPQSAGRQTNTGTPAVSGKRTVGQMVSQPTLKSDSASVQFEGLIESLSQTPEKTPAGSQDPLKNSAGIGSIPESYRKFIPVPRSPLTPGSQSQGGKSGQSLSQVQPENVDEIVEDLFDRLPDASKQSQTVEQAKTYVIQKGDTLESIALRIYGKRSAAFQIYQKNRDLLKNANYIRPGMKLQLP, from the coding sequence ATGCATCAAGATAAAAAAGTCGGCTTAGCTTTAGCGTTACTGGTTATCGGTTTCGTGGGCGCGTTCTGTTTGCGCCAGGAAAAAAATACGACGGTTGAAATACCGGAGCTCAATGACCCCCACTATCTGGATGAGCAGATCGCCGATAAAGATCGAACGCCCTACCTGGGAGCATCCTCGAAAGAGCCACTGGAAACTCAGCTGGGAAGCGAGCAGACTCTGACCGGACTCTCTGATTCCGATCGCCCACGTTCGATCAAAGAGACCGACGTGGCGGTTCCCACCATTTCCCATACGAAACCGGGGGGGCAGTCCAAAGGGTCCAATGCGGAGCGCTGGGGCGAAATGCCCGATTTCCTGAAAGAGATCGATTTGCCCGCAGAAGAAGTCACCATCGAGAATCAGTTTTCGGATTCCGATCTGTCGGACACAGCATTTAAACCCAATCAGACGGAAACGATGCAACAGCCCCAGACGCCTGACTCGGCACAGGGGACCACCCGGTTCAATAATGAAACCCGGAAACCCGCGCACAATAATGCCTGGGACGTCAATCCCGCGCAGACGAAATCGGAACCTGCCAGTCCCGGGCAGCGACGACAACTGCAGTATCGCGTTCATACCGTCAGATCAGGAGAAACACTGTCTGAAATATCGATTCGCTATCTGGGGACGAGCCGGAAATATCGGGAAATTTTCAATATCAACCGCGATCAGCTCCGCAGCCCCAACGACATTCGCGAAGGGATGAAATTACGAATCCCCGTTAATCAGACTCCCGAAATGAAACCGCAGTCCGCGGGGCGGCAGACCAACACCGGTACTCCAGCCGTGTCAGGCAAACGCACCGTAGGCCAGATGGTTTCGCAACCCACGTTAAAATCAGACTCGGCTTCGGTCCAGTTTGAAGGTCTGATTGAGTCTCTTTCCCAGACCCCTGAGAAAACTCCGGCAGGATCACAGGATCCACTCAAAAACTCAGCGGGGATCGGATCGATCCCTGAAAGTTACCGGAAATTTATTCCGGTCCCCCGCTCTCCTTTAACCCCCGGGAGTCAATCTCAGGGGGGCAAATCAGGGCAGTCACTCTCACAGGTGCAGCCGGAAAATGTGGATGAAATCGTCGAAGACCTCTTCGACCGGCTTCCGGATGCCTCAAAGCAGAGCCAGACGGTGGAACAGGCGAAAACCTATGTCATCCAGAAGGGGGATACGCTGGAGTCGATCGCCCTGAGAATCTATGGCAAGCGGTCTGCTGCTTTTCAGATCTATCAGAAAAACCGGGATCTCCTGAAAAACGCCAACTACATCAGGCCGGGCATGAAACTGCAGCTGCCTTAA
- a CDS encoding ExeA family protein → MLDEILVTISSLNGITILTGDAGTGKTAVCRQLITRLEDQFQIQFLEHCNFPTIRALLQTLLYGLTDCYEKISEQELRLALTAEIRSSFLVHGQPLLVIVDEAHLLGIPFLEELRVLSDIAFDGKPAVQLLLSGQTALEETLIQPNLSSLNQRIGCQTYLDRMTRQESEEYIEYRLNRVSTESSHCFSEDAIKFITHVSDGLPRCLNQICDHSLMLAYMQDVQEVDEAIAREAFSDLQQLPLHWNDPLPAPSPLDVLRKKESPSDLDQFSADETMLEHDIDDSIEERLNQLMEESPEVSAESVVADDDWDSEDLFSFGEGLEAIEIGSQSEPPQPTEPLETVEAVTETELEAASPDVLPEPDVNPVISTITETTGDFIEIIDRYAAIDAGLDPVTLFGENHQALESSNSVFQLRAPEFHYTPQTQPLEASVQHKLTPGTEESETEREQAAQVSAGDSQLSLEGSTLEFEEGELKKLEPGVFQELAAEASRGEGTFEELLAAQVYEVCSETRKGLLNALNEIRNYTVPEEEEADPAEVYDIVLPETEDEFPVEQAVPEWSSEPDFSRQLEAKKSASVRVDAPARETTNSSATAHLKGPALGRYKNLFSRLRRKQDSHT, encoded by the coding sequence GTGCTGGACGAAATACTGGTTACCATTTCCAGCTTGAATGGAATCACAATTCTGACGGGTGATGCCGGGACTGGAAAAACCGCGGTCTGTCGTCAACTGATCACGCGGCTGGAAGACCAGTTCCAGATTCAGTTTCTGGAGCACTGTAATTTTCCGACCATTCGTGCACTGCTGCAGACGCTGCTCTACGGCTTGACGGACTGTTACGAAAAGATCAGCGAGCAGGAACTACGCCTGGCGTTAACCGCCGAAATTCGCTCTTCATTTCTGGTGCATGGACAGCCGCTGCTGGTCATTGTGGATGAAGCCCATTTGCTGGGAATTCCCTTCCTGGAAGAACTGAGGGTTCTGTCCGACATTGCCTTTGATGGAAAGCCTGCTGTACAGCTGCTGCTCTCCGGTCAGACGGCCCTGGAAGAAACGCTGATTCAGCCCAATCTCTCATCGTTGAATCAGCGGATTGGTTGCCAGACGTACCTGGATCGAATGACCAGGCAGGAATCCGAAGAATATATTGAATACCGTCTCAACCGCGTTTCGACAGAGAGCAGTCACTGTTTCTCCGAAGATGCCATCAAGTTCATTACCCATGTCAGCGATGGCCTGCCCCGCTGCCTGAATCAGATCTGCGATCACAGCCTGATGCTGGCCTACATGCAGGATGTGCAGGAAGTCGATGAAGCGATTGCCCGCGAGGCGTTTTCCGATCTGCAGCAGCTGCCGCTGCACTGGAATGATCCGCTGCCTGCCCCTTCACCACTAGATGTACTGCGGAAAAAAGAGTCTCCATCTGATTTGGATCAGTTCTCTGCCGACGAGACAATGCTGGAACACGATATCGATGATTCGATCGAAGAGCGATTGAATCAGCTGATGGAAGAATCGCCAGAGGTCTCCGCGGAGTCGGTTGTCGCTGATGATGACTGGGATTCTGAAGATCTGTTCTCATTCGGAGAGGGACTCGAGGCGATTGAAATCGGGAGCCAGTCAGAACCACCGCAGCCGACTGAACCCCTCGAAACCGTAGAAGCTGTCACAGAAACCGAACTGGAGGCAGCCTCTCCGGATGTCCTTCCAGAGCCGGATGTGAACCCGGTCATTTCCACCATTACCGAGACAACCGGTGATTTTATTGAGATTATCGATCGGTATGCCGCCATCGATGCCGGCCTGGACCCTGTAACTTTGTTTGGTGAAAATCATCAGGCACTGGAGTCCTCAAATTCCGTATTCCAGCTGCGGGCTCCTGAATTCCATTACACTCCCCAGACACAACCTCTGGAAGCTTCTGTTCAGCATAAGCTGACTCCGGGTACTGAGGAATCTGAAACGGAACGGGAACAGGCGGCTCAGGTGTCCGCCGGTGACTCCCAGCTGTCCCTGGAAGGCTCCACATTGGAATTTGAGGAAGGGGAACTGAAAAAACTGGAACCGGGAGTGTTCCAGGAACTGGCTGCAGAAGCCTCTCGCGGAGAGGGGACTTTTGAAGAACTGCTGGCGGCTCAGGTATACGAGGTCTGTTCAGAGACCCGCAAAGGGCTGCTGAATGCGCTCAATGAAATCCGTAATTATACCGTTCCTGAAGAGGAAGAGGCTGATCCGGCGGAGGTCTATGATATCGTTCTGCCTGAAACGGAAGACGAGTTTCCCGTAGAACAGGCTGTGCCCGAGTGGAGCAGTGAACCGGATTTCAGCAGACAGCTGGAGGCAAAGAAGAGTGCTTCAGTTCGGGTGGACGCTCCTGCCCGGGAAACTACGAACTCGTCTGCGACAGCACATCTGAAAGGACCAGCCCTGGGCAGGTACAAAAATCTGTTCAGCCGACTGAGACGAAAACAGGATTCCCATACATAA
- a CDS encoding PhoH family protein: MNVVHRGDELRIIGDDSQLQKSLRIFSELKAIIERTGQLKSEQVQTALFGGNPTSKEQKQTPDSTPSTIDLYEKSRKVHPRTPGQSEYIKSILEHDLVFCTGPAGCGKTFLAVAMAINALRTEQVRKIVLVRPAVEAGEKLGFLPGDMLAKVNPFLRPLLDALGSLLDYEQVNRYMENDIVEVVPLAFMRGRTLDNTFIIMDEAQNTTVTQMKMFLTRMGMGSKIVVTGDVSQIDLPPDISCGMTDAINRLRNIKGVGVTQLKNEDIVRHRLVGEIVKAYQNEDTLGH; the protein is encoded by the coding sequence GTGAATGTTGTTCATCGTGGCGACGAACTGCGAATAATCGGGGATGATTCCCAGCTCCAGAAATCACTTCGCATCTTTTCCGAATTGAAAGCCATCATCGAGCGAACCGGCCAGCTGAAAAGCGAGCAGGTTCAGACAGCGCTGTTCGGAGGAAATCCGACCAGTAAAGAGCAGAAGCAGACCCCCGATTCAACTCCATCTACAATTGATCTGTACGAGAAGTCCCGTAAAGTACATCCGCGGACTCCGGGACAGTCGGAATACATCAAGTCGATCCTGGAACACGATCTGGTATTCTGTACGGGTCCGGCCGGGTGTGGAAAAACATTCCTGGCAGTCGCGATGGCCATCAACGCGCTCCGCACCGAACAGGTTCGAAAAATAGTGCTGGTGCGGCCTGCAGTGGAAGCGGGTGAAAAACTGGGGTTTCTTCCAGGGGACATGCTCGCCAAGGTGAACCCGTTTTTACGGCCACTGCTGGATGCCCTGGGCAGCCTGCTCGATTACGAACAGGTCAACCGTTATATGGAAAATGACATTGTCGAGGTCGTCCCGCTGGCTTTCATGCGGGGCCGGACCCTGGACAATACTTTTATTATCATGGACGAAGCTCAAAATACGACCGTGACCCAGATGAAAATGTTCCTGACCCGCATGGGCATGGGCTCCAAAATTGTGGTCACCGGCGATGTCTCTCAAATTGACTTACCGCCCGATATTTCGTGTGGGATGACTGATGCCATCAATCGCCTGCGGAATATTAAAGGCGTGGGAGTCACTCAGCTGAAAAATGAAGATATTGTACGCCATCGACTGGTAGGAGAAATCGTCAAAGCCTATCAGAATGAGGATACCCTCGGACACTGA